The segment AAGCCACGATTCTGCTCGATCAAGGCAGTAGTTTAATCTATCGACTCAATGGCATCGTGCCAAATCCCACGTCTGATCGCCCTCAAAATCCGATCGGAACCTCGATCAATATGACGGTGCAGCGTCGTGATCGCGCAGGAAACCTCCAAACTCTCTTGAATCGCGTCCGAGTCAATAATCTGGAGGACATTGCTCCAGATGCGGACTATTCTAAGTTCCCCTTTACAGGTGTGTTTCGCGGTCAATCTAACAATGGGTTTCGGCTTTATTCTGTTAGCAGTTCTACACATGGACTCTACGCCAGCTTGCGTCCTACTCGTGGACAGCCCCAGCAAATGCAAATCGTTCACTATTTGAGCCGGGGAAATTTTGTACGATCGACTGCAGGCACTTGTCGTTGATCAGATGTTGCGTAATCTATCACTGAGGTCAATTTATGAAAGCGATCGTTCAGACCCAATATGGTTCATCCGATACCCTGAGCTTACAGGAGGTCGATTCACCGACGATGACGGATCAGAGTGTACTCGTTAGAGTTCATGCGACATCCGTCAATTCGGGCGATTGGCATCTGATGCGGGGTAGTCCTTTTCTAGTTCGTTTTATCTATGGATCGCTACTCAAGCCCAAGCTCAAGATTCTCGGTTTTGATGTTGCAGGACGCGTAGAAGCCGTAGGCAAAGCAGTTACTCAGTTCAATCCGGGAGATGAAGTGTTTGGGGATTTGTCGGAGTGTGGATTTGGGGCATTTGCTGAGTATGTCTGTTGTCCTGAAACGGCATTAGTGCATAAGCCGATCACGGCAAGCTTTGAAGAGGCTGCGACTGTGCCCGGAGCTGCGTTAACCGCTTTGCAAGGATTGCGGGATGTGGGACAGCTTCAGCTAGGGCAGCGAGTGTTAATTAATGGTGCGTCTGGTGGGGTTGGATCGTTTGCGGTTCAGATTGCAAAAATTCTGGGGGCTGAAGTGACGGCGGTTTGCAATTCGCAGAAACTAGAAAAAGTGCGATCGCTTGGGGCTGATCACGTCATTGACTATACGCAAATCGACATTACTCAAGCGAGACAGCAATACGACTTGATGCTAGATGCTGCGGGTTTCCGCTCTGTTTTCGACTATTTACCAACATTAGTTCCTCAAGGGACTTATGTAATGGTCGGTGGCTCAACAGTTCGACTGTTCCAGGTGCTATTGTTTGGATCTATCATTTCCAGCATCAGCCGTCGAAAAGTAAAAGGTTTTGCGGTCAAGCCAAATCAAACCGATCTACTCACTCTGAAGGCATGGATGGAAGCTGGAAAGCTCATGCCTCTGATTGATCAGTGTTATCCATTGAGCGAACTTCCTACCGCGATTCGCCGTCTCGAACAGCGACAAGTAACCGGGAAAGTTGCGATTCGAGTTTGAGCGAGAAGGGCATGGAACAACCGAGTAATGAATCAAACCGACGCAATCAGGTCGATACTCGATTAGAAAAAGACGTTCAACAGTCCAAAACCCCAAAAGCCTACCAAAGAGAGCATTGATTCGCTGAATCGCTTTGTGCTTTTCTCAATCATGCAATGGAGGAAACTTCAGAACTAGAATGGTCTTTGCCCGCCATTCTAGAATCGATCCAAAAACCGACCTTGACCGCAAGCACACGTCTTATGATTCAATCAGATGGGACTAACTTAATTGAGGAAGAAGCCAAAGCACAATCGACTTATCTCATTGCTCAAGTCATTGGAGCTTGGAGCGAGACATTTACGTTAACACTCAAAAGCTTTGATCCTGAAAGTGGCATTCTATTAGATTCTCTAAGCCTGCCGCCCGTCGTGTTTCAACTGTGTTTCAACCTTACTCAGGTCTGTTGCGATGTTATTGAAAATCTGGCGTGTTGAGCAAACTTGTTTATTCGAGCTAGTCTGGAATGAGGCGCACACGCTCAGCGCAAAACTCATCTATCCAGAAACCCTGACGACGCTCTATCAAACCTGGAAAAACACTTACCTCCAGTTTTATCGCTCAACCTTACGTGCCCGTCCCGGTCTCGTGCTGAACTTAGAAGAACCTGAGATTGATTGGCGCACTCGCCTGGTTCAAGCAGAAGCCACGTTTTTAGCAGAATTTCACTACTGGGTAAATAGCGCAGAACTACTAGAAATTCGACGACAAATTACTCGTTCTAAAACTTCAACCCTCTATCTGCGTTGCGATTCTCCAGAGATTGTTAAACTTCCTTGGGAATCTTGGCAGATTGGCTCAGAATTCGGCTCTGGTCAACCGATTCATGTGATCCGAACTTCAGTTGCTCTCTGTGCTGAACAAGCGAAACCCGTTCGTCGAACTAGAAATCGGATCTTAGTCATTCTTGGCGATGAAACTGGCTTGAACTTTGAAGCTGAACGTGCTGCCTTACAGCAGTTAGATCATCGCACTGAAATTAGCTTAGTTGGGTGGCAACCAGCGATCCGAACACCTGAGTTATTGCAACAGATTAAGACTGCGATCGCTGATCCCGAAGGTTGGGACATTCTCTTTTTTGCAGGACATAGCAACGAAACCGCGCTCACGGGCGGAGAACTCGGTATTGCTCCAAACACTTCAATTCTCATGAGTGAAATTGCACCGCAGCTAAAAACGGCTCAAGAACGCGGATTGCAATTTGCGATTTTCAACTCCTGTAACGGTTTGAGCATTGCAGAATTGCTGATCAAGCTAGGGTTGAATCAAGTTGTTGTGATGCGTGAGCCAATTCGTGATGATGTTGCAAAAGACTTTCTGATTCACTTTTTAAGATATCTATCGAGTCATCAAGATGCTCAAGAGGCAACGATCTCAGCGTGTCAGTTCCTCAAACTAGAGAAGAATTTAACTTATCCTTCAGCCTATCTCATTCCATCTTTATTTTCTCATCCTCAAGCTCAACCTTTTCGGCTCTTCACACCGAGTTGGAAGACACAGCTTAGACGATGGAAACCGAAGTGCCGAGAAGCGATCGTACTCAGCTTATTCGCAATTCTAAGTAGTTGGCTCCCGATCCAAAGTGCCCTGATTGATCAACGTCAACTCGCACAAGCCTTGTATCGCCAGATTACTCGCCAAGGAATTCAGGCAACCGCCCCTTCAACTTTGCTCATTCAAATCAATGAAGAATCCCTACAAAAAGATGGCATCAAATTAATTGAGCAGAATCTCGATCGCCGATATCTTGCGAAAGTTATCGATCGCATTTCGCAATCAGAGAGTTCTGTCATTGGCATTAACTATCTATTGTTTCGGCATCAACCGAGTAGCGATCGCATCTTCGCAAAATCTCTTCAATCAGCGACTAAATCCGGTAAGCAAATCGTTTTCTCAGCCACTCAAGATGTTCAATCCTATCAAGCTTGGGTGACAGCTTTACCAGAGTTCACGAAATTTGGTAGCAGTGGAGATATGGACTTGCTAGGCGATCCAGCCTTTTATGCACGATTGATTGGTGACACTTCAGCCCAAACTGAGATGCTCCCTTTCGCTTACCAAGTCGTGCGATCGTGTAATCCAAAAGCACTCAATCGACAAAATGAACACCTCTATTTTCATCCAATCACTCAATTCTCTGCTTTATTTGGGCAAACCTGGCTTCACCCTTTAGTCGATTTCTCAATTCCGCCCAAGCAAGTCTATGATGCAGTTCCAAGCTGGCAATACTTACAGAATCGAGATAATCCGAACAATGAAATTGTCTTGGTCGTTCCTGGTGGACAACTCGATGCAGGAGTTCTGCCTGGGGAAGATTATTTTAGTACTCCACTTGCCTTCAAATTTTGGCAACCGAACGCAACTAGAAAGATGTCAGGAGGAACAATTCATGCTTATTTGATTCATAGTTTAGTAGCTCACCGTATGATTCTTCCAATTCCTGATCTTTGGATTATCATCATTGCTGCGATCGCTGGTAAAAGCACAATCATTTTAATCACTCAGAAAAAACTCAACTGTAAATGGTTTTTCATTGTCCCAATTCTCTATGGCTTAGTTAGCTTACAGTTCTACATTTCTTCCCAAGTTCTGATCCCATTTCTACTACCCACGCTGACCTATCTTGCATTTCTAGCTCAACTCAATCTCAAACCTCAGTCAAATGATTAAACAAACTCTAGTTCTGATGAGCTTTCTGGTCGCATCTCCGGTTGTTGTGCTAGCGGATGCTCCTGTTCATGCACAACAGCGCTCAAATTGGCAAGAATTCTTTCAGCGAATTGTCTCCCGTTCTCCGCTTCCTCGCAAAAGAGGCGGCGGTCGTGAAGGTCTTTTGGGTTGGCAAGTGCTGACTCCTGGCAGTTTGTCACAACAACTATGGACATTGCAACCGATTTTAGTTTGGCGATCGCAGCCTAATGGAAAATTAGTTCCCGATCGTGCTGAAATTCTTCCGGCAGGTTCAGGCTCTCCCATTTGGAGCCAACGAATCCAGCCAAGTCGGACAACACCGATCATAGCTAAACTGGAGCCTGGTAAAACTTATGTCTTGCGATTCTCAAAGTGGAATGCTGACCTGAAGAAAGATGAGGTGATCATCGGGTGGGACATTGAAGTGATGCCAACTGCACAACGGCAGAAAGTCGCCGCAGCGCTCAATCGCCTCAACAAAAATCTCAAGCCTGTAGAACGATTGCAGCGAAGAATTGAGGTGCTCGCATCCTTCGGATTATGGTCTGATGTCGTTCAAGAGATTGAACAATCAAAGGTGTCTGCCCGCGATCGTCAGACCGCAATCAATGATCTACTCACACAGCTAGAAGATTCGGCGGGTTCAACCCGTATCAGAAAGTAAGTTCGCTGGCGGTTTTGAAAAGAATGATCTAATGTCCATATTGTCAATCGAACCAAATCGTCAAACACGGACACTGCACGGGAAAAAAGCGGTAGAATTGCATGAATTTCGGATTCATGATCCCGAAGATGGGTGAGAATTGGGCGCTGAAGTTGCGAAAATACGCACTATGCTCAAAGAAACGTTTTGTACCCATCACTGAAGCGCCCTTGCAGTCGCTTCGTTTTGATGTCTCAAATGATCTCAAATGAGAGAGAAAGAACTGCAACATCATCACTACTTACTTTGTAGAAAGAGCTTTCTGGCTGTCGATCGAGATCCGAAAGAAGATTGTCAATGGCATCAATTCCTCGCTGATCTGCAATCGTAACTGGAGTACGATGTGATTCTTCTGCTAGCGTTCTCATTTGCTGATAGGTTCTCGTCAATGGATTACGACTTGCAACGATTAAAGCTTCACCCCGTCCAGCAGCCGGAGGTGCGATTCGGAACGATTCGCTTGGGTCAGGGATCAGTCGATTCGCTTGGGCAGAAACTTCACCACTTAAGCTTTCACGAATGTAGTCATTGGGGAAAATGATCGAGAAGCGACCATTTGGACTGATCAGGGCAATGAGTAAATAGAGCGGTACACGATCGCGGTTCGTAATTTGAAGTTGGCAAGGCGTTCTTGCACGAATTGGCTGACTTGGTGTTGGCAAATTTCTGTAAGTACTTGCTTTTGCAATAATCTGCCCTGGTTGACTTTGAGGATAAAGTGAAACTTCGAGCTTCAATTTAGAACTGTTAGGGTTGAGGGTTTGGCGAATTAGATGTGCGGCGAAGAGTCCCTGGAATTTTGGGGTAAGACGGACAATCGCCTTTGAAAGCGATTCTCCAGGTTGCTCGAAAGAATCAGGGAGAAGTTCTAAGCTTGGTGAAAACAGCGCAATACTATTGCGAGGTACAGAGGTCGTTTGAGCAGTGACTCGACTGAGAATGTAATGTACCGATTGAGGATAGGAACCATCAGGGCGAGCAGGAATAAATTCAATTCGGGAATCTTGACCTTGAGGAGCCTGATTGCCTAGCGATGAATCTAGACCAATTCGGAGTTTTATCGTCTTCGAGATCACTCTTGACGTTTCTTTGAGTAATGCACCCGGAACAAGATTTCCGGTCAGCGTTGCAGTTGCGATTAAGCCTTTTCGCTGAGTAATCGTAACTGTTGCTGTTCCTTCTAAAGTTGAAAACTGAGACTCACTACCAAATGCTTCGAGCGTTTTTTTATCTAACCCTCCAAGCCAGAGGGTTGCTTGATTGCGTTGAATCGATCGAACAACTGCTTGAGCCGCTTGGTTTACAGGAGAAGTGAAGTAGATGGGCTGTGTTTTCACTTCTGGCTTAGAATCGAAAACAGGCTCTTGAAAGCCTGTAGCAGTGAGTAGAGATCGCGTAATCATTGCCTCTGCATCGGTTAAACTGCTCGTCGTTTCCCAAAGATATTGAGTCAGACAGTAAGTAAATAAGCCTGAAGAAACATCCGCTACATCGCTTTCTTTAGCAATTTGATTTGCAGTTGCAGCCGCTAAGACAATGCCTTTTGCTGTTCCTGCTTTTCTACGATCGCGCAATTCCTGTGATGAAATGCCTAATTTTCTCATCCAGTTTTTCTGATAAGCAATTTCATCAGCACTCGGTTGATAGAAAGCATGACTTGCATCGGCTCGAACTCTCTCACTGCCACGAGTTCCGCCACCTGAGTAGCAGCAATCCAGTACTGCGGTAACATTCTCTGTTTTTAGGGCTGACATGAGTAAGAACAATGTCTTACCCATGATGTCATCGACGCTCTGATCGGCATTGCGATAATCGGCTCTAGCAGGGACGAAAGCGCTATTTGCTTGATCTGAAGTGATCGCATCCGAATCAAAGAGTCGAGAACCGTGCCCTGAGAAATGAAAGACAACAATATCGCCAGGTCTTGCTTGCTGGATGAGGTGCGCTTCAAAGGTTTGGAGAATATTGCTGCGGGTTGCATCTTGGTTGATTAAAATTTTGATATCTGAAGGCTTGAAGCCGAATCGATGGATCAGCAGTTCGCGTTGAAGTTGGACATCGGTTTCGCAACCTGTTAGGGGGGAAAGTCCGCGATGATTATCCTGCCTAACTCCGAAGGAATTACTCGTTTCCAAATAGCTATTAATTCCAACTAAGAACGCGAGTTTGCGAGAACTTGATTGTGCCAAAACTTGACCATATCGGCTTGCCTGAGCAAGATATAGCGCACCTGCTGCTTGAAGAAAATGACGACGTTTCATAGTCTTTCTCTACTCAACGTTAAGAAGAGTGCGGTGGTGAGTGGATTGATTCGACTCAAGCATGTCAGAAAACGGCACATCGTCAGATATTCCTTAATCGGTTAGACAGGTTAGTATCAAGATTTTATTTTCCTTTCTTCTCACTTGAATTACGGAATTCCGAAAAGTTGTCGAGAATCCTTGCAATATGCATAACTTCCTCCGGGAAGTATAATTTGATTTCTCTGATTGCTAGGAATTGAGGTGAGTATGGATGATCTCGTCAAATACTGGACACTAATCTGCATCAACCCGGCAGGCGGTTACCGAACAGAGAAAAGCGCGATCGCACACCGCTATATTACTCAGAACTATTCGCACATTTCCGAATCGCAACACTTACAGCAGCAGTTGGTTTACGCCTATCAACAGGGCTTCACAGAAGCAGAACTTTGTCTTCGCTGCTTTATCTCACATTGCACACTGGAAGAATGTAGCTCTATCGCACGCCAGTTTGGTGAGTACTATCAATTTCATCAATTCGATCTGCTGACCTATGTGCTAGATGATGATGGTTCACTCTCGACTGAATACAGCCCATTGTCCAAAAGAATTCTAGCAAGCTACAATCCAGCGATCGCAACATTGAATACTTGGGCAACTCGATTGGTTCGACAACATCCAGAACTGAATCAATTTTTTAAGCAACAGGGTTTATTCTTAAAAAGCGATTGGGCAATTCTCAACAGTACAACCTCAAAACAATTGCAGCGCATCTTAAAAGAACGATTTTACTGGTCAGCAGAAACGATTCAAACTGCCATTCTGTATCTTGAAAGCTATCATGCGGTGTATTTGAACGATCGCATTGCTGCAGGAAGTCAAGGCAGATGTAAAGAGCCAACTTCTGAGCAGTTGCAGCGAATGGTAGAGTATTTGCAGCCGAAGATCGTTTCTCCCAATCAAATTTTGAATCAGTTACTTGCGATCGCGCATTGTCTTCGACAACATCGTCTCAATCGGTACCAGACTGAATCGATCGAGGATAAAGCAATTCAAGCGAAGGCAGAACATCCGAGTCATTCGGAGGCTGATCCCGCAGAAGAATTTTTAAATTACTATCGCGCTCAATTCTTAAAATGTTTGAATGCGTCTTTAGAAATTGTGATTCACGATTACACCAGTCGTTTAAAAGGTCAAAAAGTTGATCAATTCTTGACAGCATTGAAACTGCTTTATTGTCAGCGCGTAACCATGACCCAGATTGCTGATCAGCTTGATCTCAAGCGTCAAGACAACGTTGCACGACTTTTAAAATTAAAAACGCTGCGTGCTGATGTCGGGTTGCATATGCTCAAAGGGCTGAAACAGGATATCCGAGAGACGGCCCAAACCTTCATCGATCCAGAGCGACTGACTCAGTTTGCAGAAGCGATCGATCTCGCATTGCGCGATCAAGTCGATGCTCTGCTAGAAAAGGATGCTCAACAATCCAAAACGCCAAAAGCCTATCAAAGCAATAATCTGTTTGCTGAACAACTTTGTGCCTTGCTTAATCATTCCGGAGCATGATCATGATTCCGTTAAACGCTGCTTCTACCCCACTTGACCTCACATCAGACCGAATTAATCGAGCGATCGCATTTAGCCAGACGCTCCCGAATTCTCTCACTCGCTGGCAATCTCATCTTGCTTTACTCGCTCTAGAAGGTCTGGCGCAATATTTTAGTGAGCGATCGACTCCGATTCAGTTCGATCGAACTCAGGCAAGATTACTTGAGCCTTCAGAATTTGGCATACCCGCTGCGATCAATTCGATTTATGCCGATCAATTTCACCTTGCTTTATTTGTCGTAGACAACGAAATTGAGTTTCCGATGAGTTTAATGCAAAATCCAGCTCACTTCTATATTGCTGCTAGTGTGAATGAGGAAGCGAATCAAATTGAATTTTATGGTTTTTTAAGAGGAGATCGACTGAATCTAAGTTCTACTTCTGATGCAACTTGTCTCATTCCGGTTTCTCAGCTTGAAACAAATTTTGAGCACTTGTTTTGGTACTTAGCAAGTTTGGAATTGAGTGCGATTCCGTTACCATCGTCAAGTTTAGCCATTTCTGCTCAATGGCTGATTCAACCGCTTGTCAATGCGGCTCAATGGGTTCAGACTCAAATTGATGAATTGTCTTGGACACTGTTTTCGTTGGAGCTAGCGCCTGCCGGAATGAGAGCTTCAGCAAATGCGTTTAGCGCAGACTTAAGTTCTGTGTTTACTGAGATCGAGCGGTCTGGACTTCAAATTCCTTCAACAGCACAATCGGGTTATCGATCGATTAAACTCAACCAGCATACATTCCGACTTTACATCACGACTTGGGCAGTAGAAGAGGCAGAATGGTCTTTACTGGCAATCTTAGAATCAATTCAGTCTCCCACTTTGCCAACTGGGACACAACTGGTGATTCAAGCAGGCGAAACGGTGTTGGTCGAGGAAGAAGCAAAAGCGCGATCGGCGTATCTGATTGCTCAGATCATCGGAGATTGGAATGAACAATTTACATTAACGCTCAAGAGTGTTGATCCTGGCGATCGCATGACTATCGACTCTCTGAGCTTACCTCCGATCGTTTTCCAACCGGATTAATGCCCTACTGCTCAGAATCTAGCGCGTCGAAAAACTTATCGATTCGAGCTAGTCTGGAATAGCTCACAAACTCTCAATGCATCAGAACTGCATAACCTGCAAAGCTGTGAAACCTAAACCGTCCCAGAGGCAAAAATAAACTTTCTGCCTCTGCATCGCAAATCTCGTGACTTTTATCCGACAGACCAGGTATAACAGCAATGTGCATCTCGGAGTCCTTCACAGAGTGCAGCAATGTTCTAAGCAGAAGCTGTACATGCACGTCCGAAAGTGGCGATATCGAGATCGTCGCACTGCCGAACTCATCTGCATCCTGATGAACTTGGCAAACCTAACAATTACAGCAATAAAGTATTATTGAAATGTCATTGAAGCCATTGAATTTCTTTTTCATGCTGGCGGCTATCTCTGTCGCTTCACTTGTCCCTTCGCAAGTTCGTGCCGAGGGAAACTGCCCACCGGGTTTTTACCCGATCGGGGGTGGCAGCGGTGGTTGGGTCGGCTGTGCTCCGATGGATGGCGGTGTAGGCAGCGGACAAGCACAACCAGCTAATAATCCACCGCCCATGATTAACAATGGTGTCAGGCTGCCCGGGCTTTCTACCTATGATCCTCAAAAGTGGGCGGATTTCTTTGAACACCTGCGCCAGTCATCACTCAGAGACCAGAGAGAATTGATCGTTAAGCGCAATGGTGAGGCTGCTGGTAAAACTTTTGACGAGCTTGCTGAAGGAGTGTGGACGGTGGGTCGCTCTCCTGCGGGGCAGAGTACACTTGCTTGTGCGGCAACATTTTGGACGCTGAACGGTGGGGTTGTTTTGATGGACTGGAAAGGAGAGCAATCCGGCACAGCGATGATGTTCTTTGCCAGGTCTATGCCGCCTGAGAAAAAAGCGAAGCGGATGCGGGTCAGTCTCGTGCAATCCGGGGAGACACAAACTGTCGAGGTCTTGGCATCACATTTCCCGCTGGCTCCCAAGATGGGCATGATTTTCTTCAAGGTTCCATCAAGCGAAGCACTGCTCGGATCGATCGAAGACACCCAGGACTTTGCCGTTCATCTGGAGAGCCGTAAACTTTTGAGCGGTGAATGGCACAGTGCCGCTCCAATGCGTAAGGATCTAGCCGAATGCGTGGCTCAGATTACGCGGGAAACCTCTCAGCCCAGAGGTAAGAGCGAACGATAGCACAGACATGATTCAGTAATTCAAGAGTTGACTTTACGATGCGTTTAATAGTTTCTCAATCTTGGTTGTTCGTATTGACAGCGATTTGGTTTGTTCCTTCTAGTATTCGTCCTGCATACTCAGCAGAAATTCAGCTTCCGATGATTCGGACAAGTTGCACAACCGATTCTCATCGACTGCTCGCGCCCATGCCTTTGAGGCTACCACCAACAGCTGTTTACGTTAGATCTGAGCAAGTGGCTCAGGCTAGAAAGCTTAAGACATTAATTGCAGCGAGACAATGGGAGCAGGCGCTGCAAGAGTTTCAGAAAGGATCGAGTTGGGTACAAGATGAGACAGCGCGATCGCTCTTTGTTGGACTGGTTCGAGCCAATGAAACGGCTCGTGCATCTCGGTTTGTGATTGAGCAGTTTCCGCCACAGTCTCGACAACGAGCGCGGGGAATCGGCGCGATCGCGGCTGAACTAACGGGTCGCAATCAATTGAATGATGCGATCGCACTCCTCAAAAAATTGCCTCAGACTTCCGAATATCTCAGTGATGCTGTGATTCCAGTTGTGGATACGCTTGCTGCAACCCATCAGATTCAAACCATTCCGCAAGTCATGACGTTGTTTCCTGTAACTGAGAAATGGACAATTTGGACAGATGTTGCGAATGCAGTACTATTTGAGCCAGCGCAAGCGAAAGCAGTTGCAGGCATGATCGAAGGGGAATATCTACGATCGCTCACCCTAAAAAATATGGCAACAAAATGGTTATCTGAAAACCGCCGTGAGGTTGTCAAAGCTTGGACAATTGCAAACGACATAGAAGATTGCTCAATCCGTATAGAAGTTTTAGTAAACGCCTTTGAACAACTGAATGCTTCAAACTTGAATGTGTCAAATCCTCAGAAAGCGAAAGCACTCGATCAGATAGAAGCTTTGATTGCAGTACTGCATGATCCGAACTTAAACTATCAAAGTGATCTGATCAACTACCAAGTTTCGCTAGCAGGTCTAAATATCCGAAGCGGACGTAAAGCACATGGTTTGAAGTTACTCGAAAACGTTCAGAAAGGCTTGAAACAATTTGATTCGGATACCTACCGAGCAGAGACTTTGATCAAACTTGCGACTCAGTATCAGTCGATCGGAGATAACCGAACTGCAATTCAAATGCTAGATAATGCCGCGATCGCAGTTCGAGATGCATATAATCCAAAACCTCGAACGAGTGGTCAATTTATCTTACCTCCGTTAGTTCCGACTCCTTACTGGCGCGAGGAGAAGCTATATAAAATTGCTGAACGCTATCGATCGCTCAACCAAATCCGAAAAGCAGAGGCAATTGAGCGAACGTTGCCGCAGCGCGCAAAAATTACGCTTCCCAGTCATTTCAAGCAACGCGCTAATCCCGTTCGCAGGGTTCAGCCTTCTCAAGTTCCATCCTTAAAAGTTCCAGAGAGTCGCTAGGATGCGATTCACTGTGTTAATGGGCGCGATCGCAGTTTTGGGAGCTTCGATCGCGCTGAACGTTATCCTATTTAGTCAGGCAAAAAAGTACTATCTCGAACTGAATGAAACGCGACTTGATCCGGTTGGATTGAGCACTTATTCTACTTCTCCTAGTCCCAGTCAGAATCGACCTCGCGTCGTCTTTTTTGGAGACTCTAGGGCTGAGAATTGGACATTTCCAGAGATGAGTCAGTATGAATTCATCGATCGTGGAATTAGCTCACAAACCTCAGTGCAAGCCATTCAACGATTTCAACAGCATGTCCGACCCTTACAGCCTAGAGTCATCATTGTTCAGGTTGGAATTAATGATCTCAAGACGATCGCATTATTTCCAGAACGAAAAGCTGAGATCATCGAAAATTGTCGATCGAATATTGAGCGAATTGTTCAAGAATCGAAAGCTTTGGGCGCGATCGTGATTCTGACTACGATTTTTCCAGTCGGAGATGTGCCCCTTCAGCGTCAGCTCTTTTGGTCAGATGAAATTGGTCAAGCTGTGCAAGAGATGAATCGTGAGCTAGCAGCACTAGCTAGCGATCGAGTGATGATTTTTGATGCGTTTTCAATTCTCGCTGACTCACAAGGCAAGCTACGCTCAGACTATCGAATGGATGAATTGCACCTGAATCAACAGGGATACTCAAGGTTAAATCAAGCGCTGATTGAACCGCTTGAAATGCTCAAACTTTAGATTTTTGTTCTACTTTTGAAGCTGAATTGATTCAATTTGATGTTACGCAATCCTTTGAGGAGCAAGTTCTCAGCTTTTTACCTTGAGTTTATCTTTAGAGATTTTTGCGATCGTTTTTCATAGCACTTTTACAGGTTCTTCAATCGTGCGTAATAGTCTACGGTTTTAAGTCTGAGAGGTTATGCAAGAGCCTGTTCAGTTGCATATGCTCAAAATCACAAACGCTACAAACTAATGTCTTCAGCAAGGATTGCTCAGGCACACGCTTCTCAATTCACAATAACCATGACGAAAACAACAGAGAACAAGTTACCCGGTTCTAAAGGTGAACACTTAGCCCAAGCAAAATATGACACAACTCGACGAGCCTTAGCATTTTACAACAAGCAAATGCTAACCTATCTCAATCCATTAATGTGTGAGTTTATTGGGCAGCAAGAACTGCTATTC is part of the Leptolyngbya boryana PCC 6306 genome and harbors:
- a CDS encoding NAD(P)-dependent alcohol dehydrogenase, with translation MKAIVQTQYGSSDTLSLQEVDSPTMTDQSVLVRVHATSVNSGDWHLMRGSPFLVRFIYGSLLKPKLKILGFDVAGRVEAVGKAVTQFNPGDEVFGDLSECGFGAFAEYVCCPETALVHKPITASFEEAATVPGAALTALQGLRDVGQLQLGQRVLINGASGGVGSFAVQIAKILGAEVTAVCNSQKLEKVRSLGADHVIDYTQIDITQARQQYDLMLDAAGFRSVFDYLPTLVPQGTYVMVGGSTVRLFQVLLFGSIISSISRRKVKGFAVKPNQTDLLTLKAWMEAGKLMPLIDQCYPLSELPTAIRRLEQRQVTGKVAIRV
- a CDS encoding CHASE2 domain-containing protein; its protein translation is MLLKIWRVEQTCLFELVWNEAHTLSAKLIYPETLTTLYQTWKNTYLQFYRSTLRARPGLVLNLEEPEIDWRTRLVQAEATFLAEFHYWVNSAELLEIRRQITRSKTSTLYLRCDSPEIVKLPWESWQIGSEFGSGQPIHVIRTSVALCAEQAKPVRRTRNRILVILGDETGLNFEAERAALQQLDHRTEISLVGWQPAIRTPELLQQIKTAIADPEGWDILFFAGHSNETALTGGELGIAPNTSILMSEIAPQLKTAQERGLQFAIFNSCNGLSIAELLIKLGLNQVVVMREPIRDDVAKDFLIHFLRYLSSHQDAQEATISACQFLKLEKNLTYPSAYLIPSLFSHPQAQPFRLFTPSWKTQLRRWKPKCREAIVLSLFAILSSWLPIQSALIDQRQLAQALYRQITRQGIQATAPSTLLIQINEESLQKDGIKLIEQNLDRRYLAKVIDRISQSESSVIGINYLLFRHQPSSDRIFAKSLQSATKSGKQIVFSATQDVQSYQAWVTALPEFTKFGSSGDMDLLGDPAFYARLIGDTSAQTEMLPFAYQVVRSCNPKALNRQNEHLYFHPITQFSALFGQTWLHPLVDFSIPPKQVYDAVPSWQYLQNRDNPNNEIVLVVPGGQLDAGVLPGEDYFSTPLAFKFWQPNATRKMSGGTIHAYLIHSLVAHRMILPIPDLWIIIIAAIAGKSTIILITQKKLNCKWFFIVPILYGLVSLQFYISSQVLIPFLLPTLTYLAFLAQLNLKPQSND
- a CDS encoding caspase family protein; amino-acid sequence: MKRRHFLQAAGALYLAQASRYGQVLAQSSSRKLAFLVGINSYLETSNSFGVRQDNHRGLSPLTGCETDVQLQRELLIHRFGFKPSDIKILINQDATRSNILQTFEAHLIQQARPGDIVVFHFSGHGSRLFDSDAITSDQANSAFVPARADYRNADQSVDDIMGKTLFLLMSALKTENVTAVLDCCYSGGGTRGSERVRADASHAFYQPSADEIAYQKNWMRKLGISSQELRDRRKAGTAKGIVLAAATANQIAKESDVADVSSGLFTYCLTQYLWETTSSLTDAEAMITRSLLTATGFQEPVFDSKPEVKTQPIYFTSPVNQAAQAVVRSIQRNQATLWLGGLDKKTLEAFGSESQFSTLEGTATVTITQRKGLIATATLTGNLVPGALLKETSRVISKTIKLRIGLDSSLGNQAPQGQDSRIEFIPARPDGSYPQSVHYILSRVTAQTTSVPRNSIALFSPSLELLPDSFEQPGESLSKAIVRLTPKFQGLFAAHLIRQTLNPNSSKLKLEVSLYPQSQPGQIIAKASTYRNLPTPSQPIRARTPCQLQITNRDRVPLYLLIALISPNGRFSIIFPNDYIRESLSGEVSAQANRLIPDPSESFRIAPPAAGRGEALIVASRNPLTRTYQQMRTLAEESHRTPVTIADQRGIDAIDNLLSDLDRQPESSFYKVSSDDVAVLSLSFEII
- a CDS encoding DUF1822 family protein, with product MIPLNAASTPLDLTSDRINRAIAFSQTLPNSLTRWQSHLALLALEGLAQYFSERSTPIQFDRTQARLLEPSEFGIPAAINSIYADQFHLALFVVDNEIEFPMSLMQNPAHFYIAASVNEEANQIEFYGFLRGDRLNLSSTSDATCLIPVSQLETNFEHLFWYLASLELSAIPLPSSSLAISAQWLIQPLVNAAQWVQTQIDELSWTLFSLELAPAGMRASANAFSADLSSVFTEIERSGLQIPSTAQSGYRSIKLNQHTFRLYITTWAVEEAEWSLLAILESIQSPTLPTGTQLVIQAGETVLVEEEAKARSAYLIAQIIGDWNEQFTLTLKSVDPGDRMTIDSLSLPPIVFQPD